The region TCCGATTCTTGCGGGCATGTCGCGCAAGTCGATGCTTGGCGCGGTGATCGGCGGCAAGCCGCCGTTGGAGCGCGTCGCCGCGAGCGTGGCGGCCGCGCTGTGCGCGGTCGAGCGGGGCGCCGCGATCGTGCGTGTGCACGACGTCGCGGCGACGGTCGATGCGCTGAAAGTATGGAATGCCGTGCGCGAAGCCGCGCGGCAACGATAAGCAAGTCAGAAAGACGAAGGAGGAAGGTTCGCCATGGGACGTCGATATTTCGGCACGGACGGCATTCGCGGCACGGTGGGCGACGCGCCCATCACGCCTGATTTCGTGTTGCGTCTCGGCTATGCAGCCGGCAAGGTACTGGCCGGCTCCGCCGACGTCGCGCCGGGTGCGCGACCGACGGTGCTGATCGGCAAGGACACGCGCGTGTCCGGCTACATGCTCGAGGCCGCGCTCGAAGCCGGCTTCTCGGCGGCAGGCGTCGACGTGATGCTCGCCGGCCCGATGCCGACGCCGGGCGTCGCGTACCTGACACGCGCGCTGCGTCTGTCGGCTGGTGTCGTGATCAGCGCATCGCACAACCCGTATCAGGACAACGGGATCAAGTTCTTCTCCGCCGACGGCAACAAGCTGCCTGACGATACCGAGGCCGAGATCGAAGCATGGCTCGACAAGCCGCTCGAATGCGCGTCGTCGGACCGACTCGGCAAGGCCCGCCGCCTCGACGACGCGGCCGGCCGCTACATCGAGTTCTGCAAGAGCACGTTCCCGGCCGCGTACGACCTGCGCGGCCTGAAGCTCGTGATCGACTGCGCGCATGGCGCCGCATACCAGATCGCGCCGCACGTGTTCCACGAGCTTGGCGCGGACGTGATCCCGATCGGCGTCGCGCCGAACGGCTTCAACATCAACGACGGCGTCGGCGCGACGGCGCCGGATGCGTTGATGCGCGCGGTGCGTGCGAACCATGCGGATCTGGGCATCGCGCTCGACGGCGACGCGGATCGCCTGCAGGTCGTCGATTCGACCGGCCGGCTGTTCAACGGCGACGAGCTGCTCTATGTGCTCGTGAAGGACCGGATCGCGACCGACGGCAAGGTCGACGGTGCTGTCGGCACGCTGATGACGAACCTCGCGGTCGAAGTCGCGCTGCAGCGCGAGGGCGTGCAATTCGTGCGGGCGGCAGTCGGCGACCGCTACGTGCTCGAACAGCTGCGCGAGCGCGGCTGGCAGCTCGGCGCGGAAGGGTCGGGGCACATCCTGTCGCTCGACCGCCATTCGACCGGCGACGGCATCGTGTCGGCGCTGCTCGTGCTCGCCGCGCTCAAACGCAGCGGCCGCACGCTCGCGCAGATGCTCGACGGCGTCACGCTGTTCCCGCAGAAGCTGATCAACGTGCGGATGAAGCCGGGCGCCGACTGGAAGGGCGATGCGTCGATTCGCGCGGCGATCGCCGCAGCCGAAAGCGCGCTCGCCGACCGTGGCCGCGTGCTGATCCGTGCGTCGGGCACCGAGCCGGTGCTGCGCGTGATGGTCGAGGCGCAGCATGCGGCCGACGCGACCCGCCATGCGGAAGCGATTGCCGAAGCGGTGCGCGTGGCGACGGCCTGACCGGCACGACAGGCGGCCCGCGCGTCGATCCCGCCGCGTGCGCGCCGGCCGTCCGCCGCATCAAGATGACGGCGCCTGCGGGCGCCGTCATTGTTCATACGCAAAGGTTTGCGCGCACAATTGGGGAGCAGTTCGGCGTGGAAATTCGTCCATGGCAACGATGCCTCCGGCGGCGGCCGATCCCGATTCCCCCACCAAGCGGGTATCCCGCAAACTGCCATCTGCATACGTTCCGTCCGGTCGCCCGCGCGTGCGGCGGATGCATCGTCCGACCGGCAATTCTTGCCGGTCATTCCCGCCTGACGTGGCCGCGCGGCGGTCCGCACGAGGCCGGATATACCCTTTCAACCAGTCATGTTACTGTCACGCCAGTTTCATCGATTGTCACATTATCGTCATGAGCAGCCCCTAACCTTCGCGGTGCCGTAGTCATCCGCTCACACACTGGAGGTCTCATGAAATTGATGCAAACCGCGATTGCCGGCCTGGCTGGCGCGCTTTTCGCAGTCGCCGCGCAAGCTGCCGACATCACGGGCGCAGGCAGCACGTTCGCGATGCCGATCTATACGAAATGGGCTGCCGACTACCAGCAGTCCGGCGGCGCGAAGGTGAACTACCAGGGTATCGGTTCGTCGGGCGGCCTGAAGCAGATCGTCGCGAAGACGGTCGATTTTGCCGGTTCGGACGCTCCGCTGAAGGACGACGAACTCGCGAAGGAAGGCCTGTTCCAGTTTCCGACGGTGGTCGGCGGCGTGGTGCCGGTCGTCAACGTGCCGGGCGTGAAGGCCGGCGAACTGACGCTGTCGGGCCCGGTGCTCGGCGACATCTACCTCGGCAAGATCAAGAAGTGGAACGACCCGGCGATCGCCGCGCTGAACCCGAAGGTCAAGCTGCCGGATACGGACATCGCGGTCGTTCGCCGCGCCGACGGTTCGGGCACGAGCTTCATCTGGACGAACTACCTGTCGAAGGTCAACGACGAGTGGAAGTCGAAGATCGGCGAAGGCACGACGGTCAACTGGCCGACGGGCACGGGCGGCAAGGGCAACGACGGCGTCGCGGCCTTCGTGCAGCGCCTGCCGGGCGCGATCGGCTACGTCGAATGGGCGTACGCGAAGAAGAACAACATGGTCTACACGGCGCTGAAGAATTCGTCGGGCACGGTGGTCGAGCCGAAGACCGAAACGTTCAAGGCCGCTGCTGCAGGCGCGAACTGGTCGAAGTCGTTCTACCAGATCCTGACGAACCAGCCGGGCAAGGAAGCATGGCCGGTCGTCGGTGCGACGTTCGTGCTGCTGCACGCGAAGCAGGACAAGCCGGAGCAGGGCGCGGAAACGCTGAAGTTCTTCAGCTGGGCGTTCAAGAACGGCGAAAAGGCAGCCGACAGCCTCGACTACATCTCGCTGCCGGCGTCGGTCGAGACGGAAATCCGCAAGCAGTGGAAGACGAAGGTGACGGACGCATCGGGCAAGCCGGTGGCCGCCGAGTAAGCAGTAGTGCGGTTCGCTGCCCGGCCGTGCCGGCCGGGCAGTGTGTGCGGTAAGGCGGGGCGTTACGGCGCCCGGCGATCCAAGACAGGCACCCATGTCTGAAATTTCCTATACGTCATCCCGGTCCGCCGGCGCCGCGTCGCAACGCGCGCCGGGCCGCCTCGGCGACGTCCTCTTTGGCGGCCTCGCGCGGCTCGCCGCGATCGTGACCCTGCTGCTGCTGGGCGGGATCATCGTTTCCCTGATCATTGCGTCGATGCCGACGATCCAGAAGTTCGGCCTCGGCTTCCTGTGGCAATCCGAGTGGGATCCCAACTCGGACATCTACGGCGCGCTCGTGCCGATCTACGGCACGATCGTCACGTCGCTGATCGCGCTCGTGATCGCAGTGCCCGTCAGCTTCGGCATCGCGCTGTTTCTCACCGAACTGTCGCCCGTGTGGCTGCGCCGCCCGCTCGGCATCGCGATCGAGCTGCTCGCCGCGATTCCGTCGATCGTGTACGGCATGTGGGGCCTGCTCGTGTTCGCGCCGATTTTCGCCGAATACTTCCAGAAGCCGATCGGCCGCATCTTCAAGGATGTGTGGGTCATCGGTCCGCTGACGTCCGGCGCGCCGATCGGCATCGGCATTCTCGCCGCCGGCGTGATCCTCGCGATCATGATCATCCCGTACATCGCATCGGTGATGCGCGACGTGTTCGAAGTCACGCCCGTGCTGTTGAAGGAGTCGGCGTACGGAATCGGCTGCACGACGTGGGAAGTGATGTGGAAGGTCGTGTTGCCCTATACGAAGACCGGCGTGATCGGCGGCGTGATGCTCGGCCTCGGCCGCGCGCTTGGCGAGACGATGGCCGTGACGTTCGTGATCGGCAACACGAACCTGCTCGACAGCGTGTCGCTGTTCGCGCCCGGCAACAGCATCACTTCGGCGCTCGCGAACGAATTCGCGGAAGCGCAGCCGGGCCTGCATACGTCCGCGCTGATGGAGCTGGGCCTGATCCTGTTCGTGATCACGTTCATCGTGCTGTCGATCTCCAAACTGTTGCTGCTTCGTCTCGAGAAGGGAGAGGGCAAGAAATGAGCGAGCCCGTCATGAATTTCCCGGGGCCGAACGGCGCCGCGCTCGACGCGATGCGCAACCGGCTGCAGCGCAAGCGCAAGGTGACCAACGCGATCGCGCTGACCGCGTCGCTCGCCGCAATGGCATTCGGCCTGCTGTGGCTCGTGTGGATCCTGTACACGACCGTGCATCTCGGCGTAGGCGGCCTGTCGGTGCAGCTGTTCACCGAATCGACGCCCGCGCCGAACACGGAAGGCGGCGGTCTCGCGAACGCGATCGTCGGCAGCCTGCTGCTGTGCGGCTTCGGCACGCTGGTCGGCACGCCGATCGGCATCCTCGCGGGCGTCTATCTCGCCGAATACGGCCAGAAGAACCTGCTCGCGAGCACGATCCGCTTCATCAACGACATCCTGCTGTCGGCGCCTTCGATCGTCATCGGCCTGTTCGTGTACGCGATCGTCGTCGCGAAGTCGGGGCGCTTCTCGGGCTGGGCCGGCGTCATTGCGCTCGCGCTGCTGCAGATCCCGATCGTGATTCGCACGACCGAGAACATGCTGAAGCTCGT is a window of Burkholderia latens DNA encoding:
- the glmM gene encoding phosphoglucosamine mutase — protein: MGRRYFGTDGIRGTVGDAPITPDFVLRLGYAAGKVLAGSADVAPGARPTVLIGKDTRVSGYMLEAALEAGFSAAGVDVMLAGPMPTPGVAYLTRALRLSAGVVISASHNPYQDNGIKFFSADGNKLPDDTEAEIEAWLDKPLECASSDRLGKARRLDDAAGRYIEFCKSTFPAAYDLRGLKLVIDCAHGAAYQIAPHVFHELGADVIPIGVAPNGFNINDGVGATAPDALMRAVRANHADLGIALDGDADRLQVVDSTGRLFNGDELLYVLVKDRIATDGKVDGAVGTLMTNLAVEVALQREGVQFVRAAVGDRYVLEQLRERGWQLGAEGSGHILSLDRHSTGDGIVSALLVLAALKRSGRTLAQMLDGVTLFPQKLINVRMKPGADWKGDASIRAAIAAAESALADRGRVLIRASGTEPVLRVMVEAQHAADATRHAEAIAEAVRVATA
- the pstS gene encoding phosphate ABC transporter substrate-binding protein PstS, translated to MKLMQTAIAGLAGALFAVAAQAADITGAGSTFAMPIYTKWAADYQQSGGAKVNYQGIGSSGGLKQIVAKTVDFAGSDAPLKDDELAKEGLFQFPTVVGGVVPVVNVPGVKAGELTLSGPVLGDIYLGKIKKWNDPAIAALNPKVKLPDTDIAVVRRADGSGTSFIWTNYLSKVNDEWKSKIGEGTTVNWPTGTGGKGNDGVAAFVQRLPGAIGYVEWAYAKKNNMVYTALKNSSGTVVEPKTETFKAAAAGANWSKSFYQILTNQPGKEAWPVVGATFVLLHAKQDKPEQGAETLKFFSWAFKNGEKAADSLDYISLPASVETEIRKQWKTKVTDASGKPVAAE
- the pstC gene encoding phosphate ABC transporter permease PstC, encoding MSEISYTSSRSAGAASQRAPGRLGDVLFGGLARLAAIVTLLLLGGIIVSLIIASMPTIQKFGLGFLWQSEWDPNSDIYGALVPIYGTIVTSLIALVIAVPVSFGIALFLTELSPVWLRRPLGIAIELLAAIPSIVYGMWGLLVFAPIFAEYFQKPIGRIFKDVWVIGPLTSGAPIGIGILAAGVILAIMIIPYIASVMRDVFEVTPVLLKESAYGIGCTTWEVMWKVVLPYTKTGVIGGVMLGLGRALGETMAVTFVIGNTNLLDSVSLFAPGNSITSALANEFAEAQPGLHTSALMELGLILFVITFIVLSISKLLLLRLEKGEGKK
- the pstA gene encoding phosphate ABC transporter permease PstA; translation: MSEPVMNFPGPNGAALDAMRNRLQRKRKVTNAIALTASLAAMAFGLLWLVWILYTTVHLGVGGLSVQLFTESTPAPNTEGGGLANAIVGSLLLCGFGTLVGTPIGILAGVYLAEYGQKNLLASTIRFINDILLSAPSIVIGLFVYAIVVAKSGRFSGWAGVIALALLQIPIVIRTTENMLKLVPNALREAAVALGTPKWRMVLKITLRASVGGIVTGVLLAVARIAGETAPLLFTALSNQFFSWDMSQPMANLPVTIYKFAMSPFAEWQSLAWAGVFLITLGVLGLNILARSIFSKK